TTCCGGCACACAAAAAAAGAAGGCCATCGTATTTTTGATCTCGGATTTTATGTCGGATGATTTTGAGCAGCCGTTGAAAATCGCTTCAAAAAAACACGACCTTACAGGGGTCAGGGTGTATGATCCGCGTGAGGAAAAAATGCCGAATATCGGAATGGTTCCTATGACGGATGCCGAAACAGGCAAACTCCAACTGGTGAACACCGGCGCGAAATCTGTCCGGATGGCTTATGAAAAATATTATCACGACAAAGTAAAATACTTTAAGGAGACCTTCAGCAAATGCGGCTCAGGTGTTGTAAACACCAGGGTTGATGAAAGCTATGTGACCCGCCTGCTTGGATATTTTAAATCCAGGAGCTAATTTCCCGATCCCAAAAATGAAAAAATATTTTCTTTCCCTGATCCTTTCTTTCGCTGCAATGGCCGCCTTTCCGCAGCAGGGCAAAATCACCACGGGCATTGACAAAAAGAAGCAAAAAATCGGAGCGCAATTCAACCTCACATTAAAAACTACTGTCGATACCACTGCAAAAGTCGTGTTTCCTAAAGGTGACAGTTTTGGCCCAATGATGGTAATCCGGGATGAAAAACCCGATACCGTAAGAAAAGGCGCGCGCTACGAACTGGTCAAGAAGTATGGGCTTACACAATTTGACAGCGGCAGTTACCTGATCCCGAAGCTCAAAGTCCTGATCAACAAAAAACCTTTCTTTTCTGACAGTTTACGCGTGGAAGTCGCAAACGTCAAAGTGGATACGCTAAAGCAGGGTTTGTATGACATCAAGCCGGTCATCCAGATGGAAAAGCCATCAAAAAGCTGGTGGTGGTGGTGCCTGTTGATTTCTACACTGATTGTGGGTGCGTGTGCTTTGGGATATTATTTCTTCACGCTGTTTAAAAATAGGAAAACAACCGAAGAAATTTATAAAACGCCTATAGAAAAAGCCACTTCATTGCTTAAAAACCTTGAAAACAAACAACTTTGGCAAAAAGGAGAAGTGAAGTCTTATTATTCAGAACTGACCGATATTGCGCGGAACTACATAGAAGAGGAAATCCACATCCCGGCGATGGAAAGCACCACGACTGAACTTATCGAAGCGCTTCGCAAAGTGGCGAATCAAAAGAAAATGACGCTTTCACAAGATACTTTCATCAACCTTGAAAAAGTACTGAAACAGGCGGATCTGGTAAAATTTGCAAAATCCAAACCGCTGGATTTCGAAATACTGGAAGATAAGAAACGTGTCGAAAGTTCAATCGTTTTAATCCACAAAGCAGTTCCCGAAGAAATCATCGAAGAAGATACCAGCGAACTCGACGAATTGATGAAGGAGAAATTCCTCAAAAAGAAAAAACGCAAAACGACCCTTATTGCCGTGGCATCGGTTTTTGGTGCGCTACTCCTTACACTGGGGATATTGATTGCGGTGAAAGGCCTCGATTATGTCATCGACAATACTTTGGGCCATCCGACAAAAACATTGCTCGAAGGTGAATGGATCACCAGCGAATATGGCAATCCGGCCATAGAACTGCAAACGCCGGAGGTCTTGAAAAGGATCAACGCCAAAGATTTCCTTCCAAAAGATGCCATGCAATTGATCAAGGACATGCAGACGTTCCAATACGGCAACATTTTCGGGGATTTCGGGATTATGGTGGCTACAAATACCTACAAGGAAAATCCCGACGGGAAACAGGCCGACATCAATCTCGATGACGCCATTGAGGGCGAAATCAAGTTGTTTGAAAAGAAAGGTGCGCAACGCATTACGGTTTTCAAGGAAGACTATACCGATAAGGACGGCTCGGTTGGAATGAAGGCATACGGCACTTACATCAGGGTAAATCCCGAAGACCGTACCAGCATCAAAATGGCTTATGAAATGATTTACTTCCACCAGGGCAATGGATTGCAGAAAGTGATCGTCGTGCATCAGGAAGATGATAAATATGCCAAACCGCTTACGGATAAACTTATGAAATCGGTCGAACTTATATCCCAAACGCCATGATGAAGGACATTTCTTTTCTAAATCCTGAATTTTTGTGGCTGTTGGCGGTCATCCCGGCGCTGATTGCATGGCAGATCTGGCAGCGGCAGCAGTTACAAGCCCCATTGAAGATCAGTTCGTTAAAAGGCTTTGCAGGCACAAGTTCATTTCTTCCAAAGCTGAAACCGGTACTTTTTGTCTTCCGTTTATTAGCGATAGCACTCATTATTGTTGGGATGGCACGCCCACGTAAAGTCGATATCAGCAGCAAGACCAAGACCACTAAAGGCGTCGATATCGTGCTTGCTATTGACGTTTCAGGCAGTATGCTTGCACGCGATTTGAAACCAAACCGATTGGACGCGCTGAAAAAAGTAGCTTCCGAGTTCGTAAAAGAACGACCAAACGACCGCATAGGCCTTGTATTATATGCGTCTGAAGCTTATACCAAAATGCCGGTAACGAGCGACAAGGAAGCCGTGGAAAAAGCGTTAAGTGAAGTCAAATTTGACCGGCAGCTGCAGGATGGAACCGGCATCGGGATGGGATTGAGCACCGCTGTGAACCGTTTAAAGGATAGCAAGGCAAAAAGCAAAATCGTGATCCTGCTTACCGACGGGGTGAACAACGCTGGTTTTATTGAGCCGGAAACCGCTTCAGATATTGCGAAGGAATTCGGGATTAAGGTATACACCATCGGACTCGGGACAAACGGCATGGCCGAATCGCCTTACGCGTATGCCCCGAACGGATTGTTGCTTTACAAAATGGCCCAGGTCGAAATCGATGAAAAGCTGATGAAGAGCATCGCGAGAAAAACCGGCGGAAAATATTTCCGTGCCACGAGCAACAGCAAGTTGAAAAGCATTTACGATGCGATCAATAAATTAGAAACCACAGAAATCCAGGAATTGAAATTTTACGATTATGACGAACAATTCAGGCCATTGATTTTAATCGCTTTCGGATTGCTGGTCGCCGAAATTTTGCTCAGGAAAACCGTTTTCAGGAGTTTTATATAATAAGTTATGTGGGAATTAGACGAACAGAAATACTTTTACCTGCTTTTTGCCATCCCGGCATTGGCACTGATCTTCCTTTATAATTTATATTGGAAAAGAAAAAAACAACACCAGTTTGGCGACCGTGAACTGGTACGCAAACTGACACCTGAAAAGTCACTTTTCAAGCACATCCTGAAACTCGTCGTGGTTTTACTCGCGCTTTCGTGCCTGGTCGTCGCTTTGGTAAACCCAAAGATCGGGACCAAAACCGAAACCGTAAAACGCGAAGGCATCGACATCGTTTTTGCCATCGACGTTTCAAAAAGTATGCTTTGTGAGGATATTGCGCCAAGCCGGCTTGAAAAAAGCAGGCAGCTTGTGTCGCAGTTGATCAACCAGTTTACCAATGACCGCATCGGCATTGTGGCCTATGCAGGCAGCGCATTTCCGGTTTTGCCGATGACATCCGATTACAGTGTGGCCAAAATGTTCCTGGAAAGTATGAACACCGATATGGTTTCCTCACAAGGAACTTCGCTTGATGATGCCATCCGGATGTCGGCGAGTTATTTTAAGGATGAAGACAAGAAAACCAGCAAATTGCTGATACTGATTTCAGACGGGGAAGATCACGGCGAAGGCGCAGGGGAAGCGGTCGAAGAAGCCAAAAAGGCAGGCATGAAAATCATCACCATCGGCGTGGGCACTGAAAAAGGCGGACCGATTCCAATAAAGAAAAACGGCATCGTCGAAAGCTACAAGCGCGACAGCCATGATGAAATGGTGCGTACCAAACTAAATGCCGCGGCTTTACAAGCCATATCAAAAAACAGCAAGGGTTATGTAAGCGGGAACAATACGAAGGAAGTGCTGAATTATGTAAAAAAAGCGCTGGACAATATCGACAAGACACAATTCAAGTCGGTACAGTTCACCGATTTCAATTCACAATTCCAGTGGTTTTTAGGAATCGCTTTCGTATTATTGTCGCTCGATGTATTCCTTTTGGACAAAAAAACGAAATGGGTAAGAAAACTGAATCTGTTTAATGAAAAGGGATAAGATGAAAAAAATACTGACATATGCCTTGATTCTGATCGGTTTTGCCGTACAAGCGCAGCAAAAGGAAAAAGATTTTTCACTGCCTTCCGGAAACGAGCAACTGAAGAAGAAAAAATATGCCGAAGCGGAAGCGGATTACAGGATTTCAAAGTCCCGATACACAAAAAACAAGACTGCTGCCACGTACAACCTCGGGAATTCGATTTACCTGCAGGACCAGCCTGAGGAAGCCGCTTTGGCCTATCAGAAAGTGATTAAGGAATCGAAAAGCCGTGAAGAAAAGCATAAGGCTTACCACAATCTGGGCAACATCCATATGAAGCAGAAGAATTATGAAGCCGCCGTAGACGATTACAAAAATGCGCTGATCAATGACCCGGCAGATGAATACTCCCGTTACAATTATGCTTTGGCAAAAAGCCTGCTGAAAAAAAATCCGCCTAAAAAAGACGGTAAGGATAAAAAGAAAGACGAGAACAAAAAAGACCAGCAAAAAAAACAGGACCAGCAAAAGAAAGACCAGGATAAAGGCG
This genomic stretch from Flavobacterium pallidum harbors:
- a CDS encoding vWA domain-containing protein; the encoded protein is MKDISFLNPEFLWLLAVIPALIAWQIWQRQQLQAPLKISSLKGFAGTSSFLPKLKPVLFVFRLLAIALIIVGMARPRKVDISSKTKTTKGVDIVLAIDVSGSMLARDLKPNRLDALKKVASEFVKERPNDRIGLVLYASEAYTKMPVTSDKEAVEKALSEVKFDRQLQDGTGIGMGLSTAVNRLKDSKAKSKIVILLTDGVNNAGFIEPETASDIAKEFGIKVYTIGLGTNGMAESPYAYAPNGLLLYKMAQVEIDEKLMKSIARKTGGKYFRATSNSKLKSIYDAINKLETTEIQELKFYDYDEQFRPLILIAFGLLVAEILLRKTVFRSFI
- a CDS encoding VWA domain-containing protein, yielding MWELDEQKYFYLLFAIPALALIFLYNLYWKRKKQHQFGDRELVRKLTPEKSLFKHILKLVVVLLALSCLVVALVNPKIGTKTETVKREGIDIVFAIDVSKSMLCEDIAPSRLEKSRQLVSQLINQFTNDRIGIVAYAGSAFPVLPMTSDYSVAKMFLESMNTDMVSSQGTSLDDAIRMSASYFKDEDKKTSKLLILISDGEDHGEGAGEAVEEAKKAGMKIITIGVGTEKGGPIPIKKNGIVESYKRDSHDEMVRTKLNAAALQAISKNSKGYVSGNNTKEVLNYVKKALDNIDKTQFKSVQFTDFNSQFQWFLGIAFVLLSLDVFLLDKKTKWVRKLNLFNEKG
- a CDS encoding tetratricopeptide repeat protein; its protein translation is MKKILTYALILIGFAVQAQQKEKDFSLPSGNEQLKKKKYAEAEADYRISKSRYTKNKTAATYNLGNSIYLQDQPEEAALAYQKVIKESKSREEKHKAYHNLGNIHMKQKNYEAAVDDYKNALINDPADEYSRYNYALAKSLLKKNPPKKDGKDKKKDENKKDQQKKQDQQKKDQDKGEDKKDPNKEGQDKPQPKEGENDPKGQPKPKEGGISKQRLQNLLEAVNNEEKKVQQKVNTKKLKGKPVQTEKDW